In a single window of the Raphanus sativus cultivar WK10039 chromosome 9, ASM80110v3, whole genome shotgun sequence genome:
- the LOC130499897 gene encoding uncharacterized protein LOC130499897, with product MGMENGHDEERLLAERFCQVGIEDSSRLKEEDFKNDNLLRVIKAVEAAETTIKQQVDENSRLKAELEKSTLELATYKSDGSLLQQASNLGDHSNTTTTVSRLVHQPVEREETVIKASDADSSGMMVVHHPLVNSNGEEATVNNRLKSPSEQNMVNGVVKGAIDVASPSLMRTQLEGAAHVTHFNSSAHGFMPVGEVNDSGNAWKQDLIHKVKENEQQILKLRRYLTDCSVKEAQTRNEKYVLEKRIAYMRQALDQQQEDFVEAASKALSYRQEIIEENIRLTYALQATQQEKSTFVSYLLPLLSEYSLQPQVSDAQSIVSNVKVIFKHLQEKLLLTETKLKESEYQLAPWQSDVNHSNDFPLSAAGVALTHSTKDSLYDQTAMDWDSKRWQQDDEPGSSTRSSFNFDNSRRFSPLVNGHSPAFEMPQQQPGTSEDGSRGWKQADETPTKHVQFREPLSKIAMDDAEGESDNTKSQPYVPAFDVPSSSSSPLLSPVLEEPSSSSEEGEDGYDPLPAIEDLQISGEPYPGHELQACGYSVNGTTSCNFEWVCHLEDGSVNYIEGAKQPKYLVTADDVDLYLAIEVQPLDDRNRKGELVKVFANENRKIACHPEMQSHIEKTLHIGHASYKVSVSTGFLNIWEEAMLSIKREGYSIKCSNDIMVAEKFSSSTAVTIPFGQPEAFVITGSDGSEYTLRGDHGSADLCCSRDAIVLTLRLFTMRALQRKKGKKKGFLFNK from the exons ATGGGGATGGAGAACGGGCATGATGAGGAGAGACTACTTGCCGAGAGATTTTGTCAAGTGGGTATTGAAGATTCTTCTCGTTTGAAGGAGGAAGACTTTAAAAATGATAACTTGTTGCGGGTCATCAAAGCTGTTGAAGCTGCTGAAACCACCATCAAGCAGCAG GTAGATGAGAATAGCCGTTTAAAGGCTGAACTTGAGAAAAGTACTTTGGAGCTTGCTACATAT AAATCAGATGGATCCTTGCTACAACAAGCATCTAATCTTGGAGATCACTCAAATACTACTACTACCGTCTCTCGCTTGGTTCACCAGCCAGTTGAACGGGAGGAGACTGTGATCAAAGCTTCAGATGCTGATTCATCAGGCATGATGGTCGTTCACCACCCCCTTGTGAATTCTAACGGCGAAGAAGCTACTGTGAATAATCGTTTGAAAAGCCCCTCTGAGCAAAATATGGTTAATGGCGTTGTCAAAGGAGCTATAGATGTTGCTAGTCCCTCTCTTATGAG AACGCAGTTGGAAGGAGCAGCGCATGTTACACATTTCAATTCATCTGCTCATGGGTTTATGCCGGTTGGAGAAGTAAATGATTCGGGCAATGCTTGGAAGCAG GACCTGATTCACAAGGTCAAGGAAAACGAACAACAAATTCTGAAGTTGAGGAGATACCTTACCGACTGTTCTGTTAAG GAAGCTCAAACTCGCAATGAAAAATATGTTCTGGAAAAGCGAATTGCCTACATGCGTCAG GCATTAGATCAACAGCAAGAAGATTTTGTTGAGGCTGCATCAAAAGCTCTCTCTTACAGACAAGAAATAATTGAGGAAAACATCCGCCTAACATATGCCTTACAG GCTACACAGCAAGAGAAATCTACATTTGTATCATACTTGTTACCTCTTCTCTCAGAGTATTCTCTGCAACCACAGGTTTCTGATGCACAGTCTATTGTTAGCAATGTGAAG GTTATATTTAAGCATCTACAAGAGAAGCTCCTTCTTACTGAG ACAAAGTTAAAGGAGTCCGAATATCAGTTAGCACCTTGGCAGTCAGATGTGAACCACTCAAATGATTTCCCTTTGTCTGCAGCTGGTGTAGCGTTAACACACTCA ACGAAGGATTCTCTATACGATCAAACAGCTATGGACTGGGATTCTAAGCGCTGGCAGCAAGATGATGAGCCAGGTAGCTCAACTAGGAGTAGTTTCAATTTTGATAATTCTAGAAGGTTTTCACCTCTAGTGAACGG TCACTCTCCAGCTTTTGAGATGCCTCAGCAACAACCAGGTACTAGTGAAGATGGATCTCGTGGTTGGAAGCAAGCAGATGAAACTCCAACTAAGCATGTTCAGTTTCGTGAGCCTCTCAGCAAGATAGCGATGGACGATGCAGAAGGAGAGTCGGATAATACCAAAAGTCAACCATATGTGCCTGCGTTTGATGTTCCTAGCTCCTCAAGTTCTCCTCTTCTGTCACCCGTTCTTGAAGAACCTTCTTCCTCATCCGAGGAGG GTGAAGACGGTTATGACCCGTTACCAGCTATAGAAGACCTACAAATTTCAGGAGAACCTTATCCTGGACATGAGCTTCAGGCTTGTGGTTACTCTGTTAATGGAACAACAAGTTGTAATTTTGAG TGGGTATGTCATCTAGAAGATGGATCTGTGAATTACATTGAAG GAGCAAAGCAGCCAAAGTATCTTGTCACTGCTGATGATGTTGATTTATATCTTGCTATTGAAGTTCAGCCTTTAGATGACAGGAACCGCAAG GGGGAGCTTGTCAAGGTCTTTGCCAATGAAAATAGGAAGATAGCTTGCC ATCCAGAGATGCAGAGTCATATAGAGAAGACTCTTCATATTGGCCATGCTTCATACAAAGTTTCTGTTTCG ACTGGTTTCTTGAATATATGGGAAGAAGCTATGTTATCTATTAAGAGAGAAGGTTACAGTATCAAGTGTAGTAACGATATCATGGTTGCAGAAAAATTCTCATCTTCAACTGCT GTAACAATCCCATTTGGGCAGCCTGAAGCATTTGTTATAACTGGTTCTGATGGTAGTGAGTATACCTTACGAGGAGATCATGGATCAGCAGATCTTTGCTG CTCGAGAGATGCAATAGTACTCACCCTGAGATTATTTACCATGAGG GCTCTGCAGAGAAAGAAAGGAAAGAAGAAaggatttttgtttaataaatga
- the LOC108824316 gene encoding uncharacterized protein LOC108824316 has translation MGWKAAEKLIRHWKILRGDNVMIIRGKDKGETGTIKRVIRSQNRVIVEGKNLIKKHIKGGPDHEGGIFTVEAPLHASNVQVVDPVTGRPCKVGVKYLEDGTKVRVARGTGTSGSIIPRPEILKIRTTPRPTTAGPKDTPMEFVWEQTYDAKTGKGMPDL, from the exons ATGGGTTGGAAAGCTGCTGAGAAACTCATCAGACACTGGAAGATACTTCGTGGGGATAAT GTAATGATAATCCGTGGGAAAGATAAGGGTGAGACTGGAACCATCAAGCGTGTCATCAGATCCCAGAATCGCGTCATTGTTGAAGGAAAGAATCtg ATCAAGAAGCATATAAAGGGAGGCCCTGATCATGAAGGTGGGATTTTCACGGTAGAGGCTCCTCTTCACGCCTCAAATGTCCAAGTTGTTGATCCAGTCACTGG GAGGCCTTGTAAGGTTGGTGTGAAGTATTTAGAGGATGGTACAAAAGTAAGAGTTGCCAGAGGCACAGGCACATCTGGTTCCATAATTCCTCGTCCAGAGATTCTGAAGATTAGGACTACACCAAGACCCACTACCG CTGGACCTAAGGACACACCAATGGAGTTTGTTTGGGAGCAGACATATGATGCGAAAACAGGAAAGGGCATGCCTGATCTTTGA
- the LOC108828701 gene encoding 26S proteasome non-ATPase regulatory subunit 14 homolog: MERLQRIFGAGGGLGHASPDSPTLDTSEQVYISSLALLKMLKHGRAGVPMEVMGLMLGEFVDEYTVRVVDVFAMPQSGTGVSVEAVDHVFQTNMLDMLKQTGRPEMVVGWYHSHPGFGCWLSGVDINTQQSFEALNQRAVAVVVDPIQSVKGKVVIDAFRSINPQTIMLGQEPRQTTSNLGHLNKPSIQALIHGLNRHYYSIAINYRKNELEEKMLLNLHKKKWTDGLTLRRFDTHSKTNEQTVQEMLSLAAKYNKAVQEEDELSPEKLAIVNVGRQDAKKHLEEHVSNLMSSNIVQTLGTMLDTVVF, encoded by the exons ATGGAGAGATTACAGCGAATCTTCGGTGCCGGCGGCGGTCTAGGCCACGCATCTCCCGATTCACCCACTCTCGACACCTCGGAGCAAGTCTACATCTCCTCTCTCGCCCTCCTCAAGATGCTCAAACACG GGAGAGCTGGAGTTCCTATGGAGGTGATGGGGTTGATGCTGGGAGAGTTCGTGGATGAGTACACTGTTAGAGTTGTTGATGTTTTCGCCATGCCTCAGAGTGGGACTGGTGTTAGTGTTGAAGCTGTTGATCATGTTTTTCAGACTAATATGCTTGACATGCTTAAACAGACTGGCAG ACCTGAAATGGTGGTGGGTTGGTATCATTCACATCCTGGGTTTGGTTGCTGGCTTTCTGGTGTTGATATTAATACTCAACAG AGTTTTGAAGCTTTGAACCAGCGAGCTGTAGCTGTCGTGGTTGATCCTATTCAGAGTGTGAAGGGTAAAGTGGTGATTGATGCCTTCCGTTCGATAAACCCTCAGACCATTATGCTTGGGCAAGAGCCTCGTCAAACAACGTCCAACCTTGGCCACCTGAACAAGCCATCAATCCAG GCCTTGATTCATGGATTGAACAGACACTATTATTCGATAGCCATCAACTACAGGAAGAACGAGCTCGAGGAGAAGATGTTACTAAACCTCCACAAGAAGAAATGGACAGATGGTCTGACGCTAAGACGCTTTGACACTCACTCCAAGACAAACGAACAGACCGTGCAG GAAATGTTGAGCTTGGCTGCTAAATATAACAAGGCGGTACAAGAGGAAGACGAGTTGTCACCGGAGAAACTGGCAATTGTGAATGTGGGAAGACAAGACGCAAAGAAGCATCTGGAAGAACATGTTTCCAACTTGATGTCTTCCAACATTGTTCAGACACTAGGCACCATGCTTGACACTGTTGTCTTCTAG
- the LOC108827185 gene encoding probable carboxylesterase 18, translated as MATESQPKKLTIPLKTRIAITVISTFTDNAQRPDGSINRRFLRFFDFRAPPNPKPVNSVSSSDFVVDPSRDLWFRLYTPHVSGDRIPVVIFFHGGGFAFLSPNNHQYDSVCRRFAGKLPAYVVSVNYRLAPEHRYPAQYDDGFDAVKFLEENHAAVLPANADRSRCFFVGDSAGGNIAHNVAIRVCRASCFAAVKLVGLVSIQPFFGGEERTEAERSLVGMPLVSPDRTDWCWRAVLPEGANRDHEAAKPSVVDISGLDYPDTMVVVAGFDPLRDWQRSYYEWLKLSGKRATLVEYPNMFHAFYIFPELPEAGQLVQRIKDFVEERVASLSS; from the coding sequence ATGGCAACAGAGTCGCAACCTAAGAAGCTAACGATTCCGTTAAAAACAAGAATCGCTATTACCGTTATCTCCACCTTCACCGATAACGCCCAACGTCCTGACGGCTCCATCAACCGCCGTTTCCTCCGTTTCTTCGATTTTCGCGCCCCTCCCAATCCCAAACCAGTCAACTCCGTCTCGTCCTCCGACTTCGTCGTGGATCCTTCCCGCGACCTCTGGTTCCGGTTATACACCCCACACGTCTCCGGCGACCGCATCCCCGTCGTGATCTTCTTCCACGGCGGAGGCTTCGCTTTCCTCAGCCCCAACAATCACCAATACGACAGCGTTTGCCGGAGATTCGCCGGAAAACTGCCGGCTTACGTCGTCTCCGTCAACTACCGCCTCGCGCCGGAGCACCGTTACCCCGCCCAGTACGACGACGGATTCGACGCCGTGAAATTCCTCGAGGAGAACCACGCCGCGGTTCTCCCGGCGAACGCCGATCGCTCGAGGTGCTTCTTCGTCGGAGACAGCGCCGGCGGGAACATCGCGCACAACGTGGCGATCCGCGTCTGCCGCGCGAGCTGCTTCGCCGCCGTGAAACTCGTCGGACTCGTGTCGATCCAGCCGTTCTTCGGCGGGGAAGAGAGGACGGAGGCGGAGAGGAGCCTCGTCGGAATGCCGTTAGTTTCGCCGGATCGGACGGACTGGTGCTGGAGGGCGGTGCTTCCGGAGGGAGCAAACCGGGATCACGAAGCGGCGAAACCGAGCGTGGTTGATATATCGGGTCTGGATTATCCGGATACAATGGTGGTTGTGGCCGGGTTCGACCCGTTGAGAGACTGGCAGAGAAGTTACTACGAGTGGTTAAAGTTATCCGGGAAAAGAGCGACGCTAGTGGAGTATCCAAACATGTTCCATGCGTTTTATATCTTCCCTGAGTTGCCGGAAGCTGGCCAGTTAGTTCAGCGGATTAAGGATTTCGTTGAGGAGCGTGTGGCTTCGCTCTCGTCTTAA